One stretch of Vibrio nitrifigilis DNA includes these proteins:
- a CDS encoding SPOR domain-containing protein — protein sequence MANKDYVRRGRSPKKPTPKKTSPKGKPWKSGLLAIIAVGAFGYGLYILNSDPTPKTPPAAVSTPVKPVKQKSSNDDLPPPPTEKWDYVDTLPSREIEVVPKELKVSKIPYIMQCGAFKTMHQAEERKARIAFVGLTSKIRKTEGSSWFRIVLGPYKFKREAEKDKHKLQRSKIEPCLIMKDNL from the coding sequence GTGGCTAATAAAGATTATGTAAGACGAGGTCGTAGTCCTAAAAAGCCGACCCCAAAAAAAACGTCGCCTAAAGGTAAACCGTGGAAAAGTGGTTTACTTGCTATTATTGCTGTCGGAGCCTTTGGCTATGGATTGTATATTCTCAATAGCGATCCCACACCAAAAACTCCACCTGCTGCAGTCTCGACTCCTGTTAAGCCAGTGAAGCAAAAATCATCTAACGATGATCTTCCACCGCCACCAACCGAAAAGTGGGATTATGTGGATACGTTGCCAAGTCGCGAGATTGAAGTGGTACCTAAGGAATTAAAAGTTTCAAAGATTCCTTACATCATGCAATGCGGTGCATTTAAAACCATGCATCAAGCGGAAGAGCGTAAGGCACGAATCGCATTTGTGGGACTGACCAGTAAAATTCGAAAAACAGAAGGTAGTAGCTGGTTCCGAATTGTTCTTGGTCCCTATAAGTTCAAACGTGAAGCTGAGAAAGATAAGCATAAATTGCAGCGTTCGAAGATTGAGCCTTGTTTGATTATGAAAGACAACTTGTAA
- the cytR gene encoding DNA-binding transcriptional regulator CytR: MYMATMKDVAQLAGVSTATVSRALMNPEKVSSSTRKRVEEAVLEAGYSPNSLARNLRRNESKTIVTIVPDICDPYFTEIIRGIEDAAMEHGYLVLLGDSGQQKKRENSFVNLVFTKQADGMLLLGTDLPFDVSKPEQKNLPPMVMACEFAPELELPTVHIDNLTSAFEAVNYLTQMGHKRVAEIAGPDQAALSSFRHQGYQQALRRAGITMNPTYCFKGDFSFKDGVKAVKQLLALPEPPTAIFCHNDTMAIGAIQEAKRLGLRVPQDLSVVGFDDIQFAEYCDPPLTTISQPRYEIGRQAMLMMLELLRGHDVQAGSRLLETKLIVRESAAPPRVV; the protein is encoded by the coding sequence ATTTATATGGCGACAATGAAGGATGTTGCCCAGCTTGCTGGAGTGTCAACGGCAACGGTATCCCGTGCCTTGATGAATCCAGAGAAAGTCTCTTCTTCTACTCGTAAACGAGTTGAAGAAGCAGTCTTAGAAGCGGGCTATTCTCCCAATTCTTTAGCTAGAAATCTGCGCCGTAACGAATCGAAAACGATCGTCACCATCGTACCAGATATTTGTGATCCCTATTTTACTGAGATCATTCGTGGCATCGAAGATGCAGCCATGGAGCATGGATATCTTGTACTATTAGGCGATAGTGGCCAGCAAAAGAAACGAGAGAACTCATTCGTCAATCTCGTATTTACCAAGCAAGCCGACGGTATGTTACTCCTTGGAACGGATTTACCATTTGATGTGAGTAAACCAGAACAAAAGAACTTGCCGCCGATGGTGATGGCATGTGAATTTGCGCCTGAACTAGAGTTACCTACGGTTCACATCGACAATTTAACTTCCGCTTTTGAGGCTGTGAACTACTTGACCCAAATGGGACACAAGCGAGTAGCTGAAATTGCTGGCCCCGATCAGGCGGCGCTGTCTTCATTCCGCCATCAAGGTTATCAGCAAGCATTACGTCGAGCGGGGATTACGATGAATCCTACGTATTGTTTTAAAGGCGATTTTTCCTTTAAAGATGGCGTAAAAGCGGTGAAACAGTTATTGGCACTGCCTGAGCCGCCAACCGCGATTTTTTGTCACAACGACACGATGGCAATCGGTGCTATCCAAGAAGCTAAACGTCTCGGTTTGCGTGTTCCTCAAGATTTATCCGTTGTGGGCTTCGATGATATTCAGTTTGCTGAATATTGTGATCCACCACTGACGACGATCTCACAGCCGCGATATGAAATTGGTCGCCAAGCAATGTTGATGATGTTGGAATTATTACGTGGTCATGATGTGCAGGCTGGTTCTCGTTTGCTTGAAACCAAATTAATCGTACGAGAAAGTGCTGCGCCACCACGAGTTGTGTAG
- the priA gene encoding primosomal protein N', producing the protein MRPSIARVALPVPLDKQFDYVVPPHLFPIIGGRVSVPFGRQTLVGIVTALVNESDFPREQLKPIKSVLDTQPVWPDPLFGLLQWCSQFYQHPLGDTLANAMPTLLRKGKEANFAALREWRLTEIGRNQLMAGFDKRAVQQARLMYRLESEPVSHQTLVEEEFSSTMLKAVEKKGWIEMQERQPTIKAWPKHIEADVDKPKLNQEQAVAIASVNSQPGFGCYLLQGVTGSGKTEVYLNMIKPVLDKGRQALVLVPEIGLTPQTINRFKRRFNVPVSVIHSGLNDTERLNAWLSARDKAAGIVIGTRSALLTPFSDLGIIIVDEEHDASYKQQDSLRYHARDVAVMRAAKENIPIILGSATPALETLHNALTGKYHHLQLTQRAGLSTPTTNHVLDVKGLYLESGLSAPLIAQMRRHLQAGNQVLLFLNRRGFSPALMCHECGWIADCQRCDAYYTYHQNSHEMRCHHCGSQRPVIHQCQSCGSTHLVTVGVGTEQLENQLAELFPEYKTIRIDRDSTRRKGSLESALTAIRNGEYKILIGTQMLAKGHHFPDVTMVALLDVDGSLYSSDFRAAERFAQLFTQVAGRAGRASKPGEVYLQTHHPEHALLQALLTKDYNHFAQSALEERKLAMLPPYTFLTLLRAEANNSQQVEDFLRQVRHTLESNPIFDDTCLVLGPTPAPLAKRAGKFRWQLLIQTQTRSMMQKWLISARPAINMLPVANKIRWTLDIEPQDLS; encoded by the coding sequence ATGCGCCCATCGATTGCCCGAGTGGCATTACCCGTTCCACTTGATAAACAGTTTGACTATGTGGTTCCACCGCATCTATTTCCTATCATTGGTGGGCGTGTTTCTGTGCCATTTGGGCGCCAAACATTAGTGGGTATTGTCACTGCGTTGGTCAACGAGTCCGATTTTCCTCGTGAGCAGTTAAAACCAATTAAGTCCGTTCTAGATACCCAACCTGTGTGGCCCGATCCGCTATTTGGTTTATTGCAGTGGTGTAGCCAATTTTATCAACACCCTCTCGGTGACACTTTGGCGAACGCAATGCCAACATTGTTGCGTAAAGGGAAAGAGGCTAATTTTGCTGCTCTTCGAGAATGGCGATTAACGGAGATCGGTCGTAATCAGCTCATGGCGGGATTTGATAAACGAGCAGTGCAACAGGCCCGTTTAATGTATCGCTTAGAAAGTGAGCCAGTGTCTCATCAAACGTTAGTGGAAGAAGAGTTTTCTTCGACGATGTTAAAAGCTGTAGAAAAAAAAGGTTGGATCGAAATGCAAGAGCGCCAACCTACAATTAAAGCTTGGCCAAAGCATATAGAAGCGGATGTTGATAAACCTAAGTTGAACCAAGAGCAGGCTGTGGCGATTGCTTCGGTAAACTCACAGCCGGGATTTGGCTGTTATCTACTGCAGGGGGTGACGGGTTCAGGTAAAACCGAAGTGTATCTGAATATGATTAAACCTGTGCTCGATAAAGGGCGTCAGGCGTTAGTACTCGTGCCTGAAATCGGTTTAACACCACAAACCATTAATCGCTTTAAACGCCGGTTTAATGTTCCAGTCAGTGTTATTCACTCGGGGCTCAATGATACCGAGCGCTTGAATGCGTGGCTGAGTGCTCGTGATAAAGCGGCTGGGATTGTTATCGGTACACGCTCTGCGTTACTCACGCCTTTTTCTGATCTCGGCATTATTATTGTGGATGAGGAGCATGATGCTTCCTACAAGCAGCAAGACAGTTTGCGCTATCATGCTCGTGATGTTGCGGTGATGAGGGCTGCGAAAGAAAACATCCCAATTATTTTAGGCTCTGCAACACCAGCGTTAGAAACTCTCCATAACGCGTTAACCGGTAAGTATCATCATTTACAATTAACTCAGCGTGCGGGACTCTCGACACCGACGACGAACCATGTTTTGGATGTGAAGGGGCTGTATTTAGAAAGTGGTTTATCTGCACCGTTAATTGCGCAAATGCGTCGTCATCTTCAAGCGGGCAACCAAGTTCTGTTATTTCTCAACCGGCGCGGATTTTCTCCTGCTTTGATGTGCCATGAGTGTGGTTGGATTGCTGACTGCCAAAGGTGTGACGCTTATTACACCTATCATCAGAATAGCCATGAAATGCGGTGCCATCACTGCGGTTCTCAAAGACCTGTGATTCATCAATGTCAAAGTTGTGGATCCACTCACCTAGTTACTGTCGGGGTGGGAACGGAGCAGTTAGAGAATCAATTAGCTGAACTTTTTCCTGAATATAAGACAATCCGTATCGATCGCGATAGCACAAGACGTAAGGGAAGCTTAGAAAGTGCTCTTACGGCAATTCGTAATGGCGAATATAAAATTTTGATTGGCACTCAAATGCTCGCGAAAGGGCATCACTTCCCGGATGTTACTATGGTCGCTCTGTTAGATGTGGATGGGTCGTTGTATAGCAGCGATTTTCGCGCAGCCGAGCGTTTTGCCCAGTTGTTTACTCAGGTAGCAGGACGAGCAGGAAGGGCGAGTAAGCCGGGTGAAGTTTATTTACAGACCCACCATCCGGAACATGCGTTGCTCCAGGCTCTATTAACCAAAGATTACAATCACTTTGCGCAAAGTGCCTTAGAGGAACGTAAGTTAGCGATGTTACCGCCGTATACATTTTTGACGTTATTAAGAGCAGAAGCGAATAATTCGCAGCAGGTCGAAGATTTCTTACGTCAAGTGCGCCATACCTTAGAAAGTAATCCGATATTTGATGATACATGTTTGGTGTTAGGCCCAACGCCAGCTCCATTAGCAAAAAGGGCAGGAAAGTTTCGTTGGCAGTTACTGATTCAGACGCAAACACGCTCAATGATGCAAAAATGGTTGATCAGTGCTCGTCCTGCTATCAATATGCTACCTGTTGCTAACAAGATTAGGTGGACTTTAGACATTGAACCGCAAGATCTTTCATGA
- the rpmE gene encoding 50S ribosomal protein L31, whose product MKAGIHPEYKEVTANCSCGNTFVFKSTLDKDTLHLDVCDKCHPFYSGKQRIVDTGGRVDRFNKRFGTLSSKK is encoded by the coding sequence ATGAAAGCTGGTATCCACCCAGAATACAAAGAAGTAACTGCAAACTGTTCTTGCGGCAACACTTTCGTTTTCAAATCAACTCTAGACAAAGACACTCTTCATCTAGACGTTTGTGACAAATGTCACCCATTCTACTCTGGTAAACAACGTATCGTTGATACCGGTGGTCGTGTTGATCGCTTCAACAAACGTTTCGGTACTCTATCTAGCAAAAAATAA
- a CDS encoding malic enzyme-like NAD(P)-binding protein, which yields MSNDNQQELTAEEQFRQKALDYHAIPTPGKIAISLTKPADSAEDLSLAYSPGVAEPVREIAQNVENVYKYTGKGNTVAVISNGTAILGLGNLGPLASKPVMEGKALLFKRFAGIDSIDIEVKHRTIDEFVDTVANIADTFGGINLEDIKAPDCFEIERRLIERCDVPVFHDDQHGTAIVTAAGMLNAIELQGKKLEECTIVCLGAGAAAVACMELLIQCGAMREKIYMLDRKGVIHTRRSDINEHKQRFASNTDKRTLTDVIEGADLFLGVSGPNLLTEEQIKLMADKPVIFACSNPDPEIKPELAQTARPDMIMGTGRSDYPNQVNNVLCFPFIFRGALDVRAREINIEMKLAAVEAIRSLAKEDVPANVLKAAGVESLSFGPDYIIPKPMDARLLPRVARAVAQAAVDSGVARIELPAGYMED from the coding sequence ATGTCCAATGACAATCAACAGGAACTGACTGCAGAAGAACAGTTTCGCCAAAAAGCCCTTGATTACCACGCAATACCAACTCCAGGTAAAATTGCGATCTCTTTGACTAAACCTGCGGACTCTGCTGAAGACTTATCTCTAGCTTATAGCCCAGGTGTTGCAGAGCCAGTGCGTGAAATCGCGCAAAACGTAGAAAACGTTTACAAATACACAGGTAAAGGTAACACCGTTGCCGTTATCTCAAACGGTACCGCAATCCTAGGCCTAGGTAACTTAGGTCCGCTTGCCTCTAAACCAGTAATGGAAGGTAAGGCGCTACTATTCAAACGCTTTGCTGGTATCGACTCTATCGACATCGAAGTAAAACACCGCACTATCGACGAGTTCGTTGATACGGTTGCTAACATTGCGGATACATTCGGCGGCATCAACCTAGAAGACATTAAAGCACCTGATTGTTTCGAAATCGAACGTCGCCTGATTGAACGTTGTGATGTGCCAGTATTCCACGATGACCAACACGGTACAGCAATCGTAACCGCAGCAGGTATGCTGAACGCTATCGAACTTCAAGGTAAAAAACTTGAAGAATGTACCATCGTTTGTCTTGGTGCTGGTGCTGCAGCGGTTGCATGTATGGAATTGCTTATCCAATGCGGTGCAATGCGTGAAAAAATCTACATGTTAGACCGTAAAGGTGTGATTCATACTCGTCGTAGCGACATCAATGAACACAAACAGCGCTTTGCGAGCAACACTGACAAACGCACTCTGACTGATGTTATTGAAGGTGCGGATCTATTCCTTGGTGTATCAGGTCCTAACCTGCTTACAGAAGAACAGATCAAGCTGATGGCTGATAAACCAGTTATCTTTGCATGTTCTAACCCAGATCCAGAAATCAAACCTGAATTAGCTCAAACAGCTCGTCCAGACATGATTATGGGCACAGGCCGTAGTGACTACCCTAACCAGGTTAACAACGTATTATGTTTCCCATTCATTTTCCGCGGCGCTCTAGATGTTCGCGCGAGAGAAATCAACATTGAAATGAAATTGGCTGCGGTTGAAGCAATTCGCTCATTAGCAAAAGAAGACGTTCCTGCAAACGTACTAAAAGCAGCGGGTGTTGAATCACTGAGCTTTGGTCCTGATTACATCATTCCAAAACCAATGGATGCACGCCTACTTCCTCGTGTTGCTCGCGCAGTGGCTCAAGCTGCAGTAGACTCAGGTGTTGCTCGTATCGAGCTACCAGCAGGTTACATGGAAGACTAA
- the metJ gene encoding met regulon transcriptional regulator MetJ: protein MADWNGDYISPYAEHGKKSEQVKKITVSIPLKVLKVLTDERTRRQINNLRHATNSELLCEAFLHAYTGQPLPTDEDLRKDRPDDIPVEAKELMTAMGIEFESFDD from the coding sequence ATGGCAGACTGGAACGGCGATTATATTAGCCCTTATGCAGAACATGGTAAGAAGAGTGAACAAGTAAAAAAAATTACCGTATCTATTCCTCTTAAAGTACTTAAAGTGTTGACTGATGAGCGTACTCGCCGCCAAATCAATAATTTACGTCATGCTACTAACAGTGAACTTCTGTGTGAAGCGTTTTTGCATGCGTACACTGGTCAGCCTTTGCCGACCGATGAAGATTTGCGAAAAGATCGCCCAGATGACATTCCTGTTGAAGCCAAAGAGCTAATGACTGCAATGGGCATCGAATTTGAATCATTTGATGACTAA
- a CDS encoding O-succinylhomoserine (thiol)-lyase, whose protein sequence is MTTRKPATVAVRTGIESDTQYHAVVPPIYLSTNYGFPAFGEVPNYDYTRSGNPNRNLLEEALSKLECGVGATITNCGTSALNLWVSAFIGPDDVIIAPHDCYGGTYRLFNTRAQKGDFKVLFVDQSDEKAFADALAQKPKLILLETPSNPLVRVIDIEKVCQQAKQIGALVAVDNTFLTPVYQKPLTLGADFVIHSTTKYINGHSDVIGGVVISKDAEHAEKIAWWGNCIGATGTPFDSYMTLRGLRTLPARMRQHEESSQQILNYLLKQELVKVVYHPSLPNHPGHDIAKKQQSGFGSMLSFEVNGSYEQLKLFVSSLELFSLAESLGGVESLICHPATMTHRAMGEKALAEAGVSILLLRVSVGLEDPEDLIADLDQAFNKAKEIR, encoded by the coding sequence ATGACCACTCGCAAACCCGCTACCGTGGCGGTTCGTACTGGTATTGAATCCGATACCCAGTATCACGCTGTTGTTCCACCCATTTATCTATCCACTAACTACGGCTTTCCTGCGTTTGGCGAAGTGCCAAACTATGACTATACCCGCTCAGGTAACCCAAACCGTAACTTATTGGAAGAAGCACTCTCAAAACTCGAATGTGGTGTAGGCGCGACGATTACCAACTGCGGTACTTCAGCTCTAAACCTTTGGGTTTCTGCGTTTATCGGTCCTGATGATGTCATCATCGCTCCGCACGACTGTTATGGTGGTACTTACCGCTTATTCAATACTCGTGCGCAAAAAGGCGATTTTAAAGTACTGTTTGTTGATCAATCAGATGAAAAAGCGTTTGCCGACGCATTAGCACAAAAGCCAAAATTGATTCTACTCGAAACCCCATCTAACCCACTGGTTCGTGTGATTGATATCGAAAAAGTGTGCCAGCAAGCAAAACAAATTGGTGCCCTTGTCGCTGTCGATAATACCTTTTTGACACCTGTGTACCAAAAGCCTCTAACGCTCGGTGCTGACTTCGTTATCCATTCAACTACTAAATACATTAATGGTCACTCCGATGTTATTGGCGGTGTCGTGATCAGTAAAGATGCCGAGCATGCAGAAAAAATTGCTTGGTGGGGTAACTGTATCGGCGCAACCGGTACACCATTTGATAGTTATATGACACTACGCGGTCTGCGTACTCTGCCAGCTCGTATGCGTCAGCACGAAGAAAGCTCTCAACAAATTTTGAATTACTTGCTTAAACAAGAGCTCGTAAAAGTGGTTTATCACCCTAGCCTGCCGAATCACCCCGGACATGATATTGCGAAAAAACAACAGTCTGGTTTTGGCTCAATGCTAAGCTTTGAAGTCAATGGCTCTTACGAACAATTAAAACTATTTGTAAGTTCATTAGAATTGTTCTCTCTCGCTGAATCGCTTGGCGGTGTTGAAAGTTTAATTTGCCACCCTGCAACAATGACTCACCGAGCTATGGGTGAAAAAGCATTGGCAGAGGCTGGGGTTTCAATCTTATTACTGCGTGTATCAGTCGGTTTGGAAGATCCAGAAGATTTGATCGCCGATTTAGACCAAGCCTTCAATAAGGCCAAGGAGATCCGTTAA
- a CDS encoding bifunctional aspartate kinase/homoserine dehydrogenase II, translating into MTTQRQLHKFGGSSLADAECYQRVAHILKEYSQDNDLIVVSAAGKTTNRLITFVDALNKDGRLAHETLQSLRQYQSELIDGLLEGEQADHLQTELSAECSALGELTAPLTTAQRAAVLGHGERWSVRLLTALLNQEGLAAVAEDARHFLRAEAGTQPEIDRAASYPLLHSILAQYSNQRVIITGFMAQNSAGETVLLGRNGSDYSATIIGALADVSKVTIWSDVAGVFSADPRLVNDACLLPLLRLDEANELARLAAPVLHSRTLQPVAQSTMDLALRCSYRPESGSTRIERVLASGRGAKIITSLDDVLLIELSFGQNHDFERMKSGILERLKRVQLEPLAFETQADQYLLRLAYTAEIASGALDYLQDSATEAEIKLKEGFCLVAAVGAGVTNNAHHCFGFYQQTKNCPIEFISATESGLSLVAVMRQTEIEPLVNDIHTQLFQAQKRVALALCGKGNIGSSWLKLFAQQKEELERRRGMSFDLVAVVDSQNYLFNPEGFDAQKVLTIDPSEAQPNDGQEWIERLGNIQGYDDVIILDVTASEQLAQQYLQFAEQGMHLITANKVAGSAPSEYYNQVKDAFSKISRHWLYNATVGAGLPINHTLRDLRESGDEIMALSGIFSGTLSWLFQQYDGSVPFSELVELAWQQGLTEPDPRNDLDGSDVMRKLVILARESGLDIEPENVKVESLVPDELTKLPLDEFLDQSELLNTSLAERLEKAQEEDKVLRYVARLEKNGIATVGVEALEREHPLANLLPCDNIFAIESKWYRDNPLVIRGPGAGREVTAGAIQSDLNLLASFL; encoded by the coding sequence ATGACTACCCAACGCCAGTTGCATAAATTTGGTGGTAGTAGCCTAGCAGACGCTGAATGCTATCAGCGTGTTGCTCATATTTTGAAGGAATATTCACAAGACAACGATTTAATCGTTGTCTCTGCGGCAGGGAAAACCACTAACCGTCTTATCACGTTTGTCGATGCCCTCAATAAAGATGGTCGGTTAGCACATGAAACTTTACAGTCGCTTCGTCAGTATCAATCGGAATTAATTGACGGTTTACTTGAAGGTGAACAAGCAGACCATCTACAAACTGAACTTAGTGCAGAATGTAGCGCTTTAGGCGAACTCACAGCACCACTTACCACTGCGCAACGAGCGGCTGTTCTCGGGCATGGTGAACGCTGGTCAGTTCGCCTATTAACCGCCTTATTAAATCAAGAAGGTCTCGCTGCTGTCGCCGAAGACGCACGACATTTCTTGCGTGCCGAAGCGGGCACACAACCAGAAATTGATCGCGCGGCATCTTATCCACTTTTACACAGTATTTTGGCGCAATATAGTAATCAACGCGTCATTATTACTGGCTTTATGGCACAAAATAGTGCGGGTGAAACTGTGCTATTGGGCCGTAATGGTTCTGACTATTCTGCCACAATCATTGGCGCTCTTGCGGATGTCAGTAAAGTGACTATTTGGAGTGATGTTGCTGGGGTATTTAGCGCAGATCCCCGTTTAGTTAACGATGCTTGCCTACTCCCATTACTTCGCTTAGATGAAGCCAATGAGTTGGCCCGTTTAGCTGCGCCAGTGCTGCATAGCCGCACGCTACAGCCTGTAGCACAAAGTACAATGGATTTAGCTCTACGTTGTAGTTACCGCCCAGAATCAGGTTCAACTCGCATTGAACGAGTTCTTGCTTCTGGTCGCGGCGCCAAAATCATCACCTCATTAGATGATGTACTGCTTATTGAGCTCTCATTCGGTCAAAACCACGATTTTGAGCGGATGAAATCCGGCATTTTGGAACGTCTCAAGCGCGTTCAATTAGAGCCATTAGCATTTGAAACACAAGCAGACCAATACTTACTGCGCTTAGCGTATACAGCTGAAATAGCCTCTGGCGCTTTGGATTATCTACAAGATTCAGCCACTGAAGCTGAAATTAAATTGAAAGAAGGCTTCTGTTTAGTGGCAGCGGTCGGTGCTGGAGTAACCAATAACGCTCACCACTGTTTTGGCTTCTATCAGCAAACCAAAAACTGTCCGATAGAGTTCATCTCTGCGACAGAATCAGGGTTAAGTCTGGTTGCAGTGATGCGCCAAACTGAAATCGAACCTCTCGTCAATGATATTCACACACAGCTTTTCCAAGCCCAAAAACGGGTAGCCTTAGCATTGTGTGGCAAAGGTAATATCGGGTCGAGCTGGTTAAAACTTTTCGCTCAACAAAAAGAAGAGTTAGAGCGTCGCCGTGGCATGTCGTTTGACTTAGTTGCGGTAGTCGATAGTCAAAACTACCTTTTCAATCCTGAAGGTTTTGATGCCCAAAAAGTTCTGACGATCGATCCAAGTGAAGCCCAACCGAATGATGGCCAAGAGTGGATAGAACGCTTAGGTAATATTCAAGGTTACGACGACGTTATTATTCTCGATGTAACCGCCAGCGAGCAACTTGCCCAGCAATATCTACAATTTGCAGAGCAAGGTATGCACCTCATTACCGCGAATAAAGTTGCTGGCTCCGCTCCAAGCGAATATTACAATCAAGTCAAAGATGCGTTCTCTAAAATTAGCCGTCATTGGCTATACAATGCCACTGTGGGTGCTGGATTACCTATCAATCATACGCTTCGTGATTTACGCGAAAGTGGTGATGAAATTATGGCGTTATCCGGTATCTTCTCAGGAACCTTATCGTGGTTATTCCAACAATACGACGGCAGCGTACCCTTTAGCGAATTAGTCGAGTTAGCATGGCAACAGGGTCTAACCGAACCCGATCCACGCAATGACCTTGATGGTTCAGATGTGATGCGAAAATTGGTGATTCTAGCTCGTGAATCGGGTCTTGATATCGAGCCTGAAAACGTCAAAGTAGAATCTTTGGTGCCTGATGAACTGACTAAACTGCCACTGGATGAATTTTTAGATCAGAGTGAATTACTTAATACATCGCTCGCAGAACGCCTAGAAAAAGCCCAAGAAGAAGACAAAGTACTGCGTTATGTGGCACGTTTAGAAAAGAATGGTATTGCCACTGTAGGTGTAGAAGCTCTAGAACGAGAACATCCTCTTGCCAACTTACTACCTTGCG